One Corynebacterium yudongzhengii DNA window includes the following coding sequences:
- a CDS encoding WXG100 family type VII secretion target, which translates to MSQMFRTESEVMVATAGNVDGVNSNVQAELNRLRGVVDGLRGAWAGNAQVSFDNLMERYNTAAHQLQEALASISDNLRSNAHNFSDVEATNAQAFNAVATPGLNL; encoded by the coding sequence ATGAGCCAGATGTTTCGTACCGAATCCGAGGTCATGGTTGCCACTGCCGGCAACGTGGACGGCGTGAACTCGAACGTCCAGGCCGAACTCAACCGCCTGCGCGGCGTCGTCGACGGCCTGCGCGGGGCCTGGGCCGGCAACGCCCAGGTCAGCTTCGACAACCTGATGGAGCGCTACAACACCGCCGCCCACCAGCTGCAGGAGGCGCTGGCGTCGATCTCCGACAACCTGCGCTCCAACGCCCACAACTTCTCGGACGTTGAGGCCACTAACGCCCAGGCGTTCAACGCCGTGGCCACCCCGGGCCTGAACCTCTAG
- a CDS encoding type VII secretion-associated protein, whose amino-acid sequence MTNLAAPRTGNPTLGVTVFDSATVFDGLRPSDVVYRYDLPARGITEGWAANAVVDQVRTLAGEVWPEVAVTIDADDEIAETLHRLFATAGVAVEEPGIADAAPEGPDTGEFAEVSAGAAGKHRLASDDPSRLMTLVAIAVAVFILVGGVVWFGLRAVAGAGSEVVEEPPAVQVEPEESVSPEPEPERPASVVLEAGEISVELPEGFAIEEDGDVLRATGPDPELRILIATDPLHGISQEALYAELERQVGMDDELAEFHREGERAAYVEYPEDGSQVRWTSWTEGTEQVSVGCHTRAEASVAQHAACTMAVDSLTIADSGVRAGNQLT is encoded by the coding sequence ATGACGAATCTCGCCGCCCCACGCACCGGCAACCCGACGCTCGGGGTGACGGTCTTCGACTCCGCGACGGTTTTCGACGGCCTGCGCCCCTCCGACGTCGTCTACCGCTACGACCTGCCCGCCCGCGGCATCACGGAGGGCTGGGCGGCGAACGCGGTCGTCGATCAGGTGCGCACGCTCGCCGGCGAGGTCTGGCCGGAGGTCGCAGTAACCATCGATGCTGACGACGAGATCGCCGAGACCTTGCACCGGCTCTTCGCCACCGCCGGCGTGGCGGTGGAGGAACCCGGCATAGCGGACGCCGCGCCCGAGGGGCCCGATACCGGCGAGTTTGCGGAGGTGTCGGCTGGTGCTGCGGGCAAACACCGCCTGGCCAGCGACGATCCCTCCCGGCTGATGACGCTGGTGGCGATCGCTGTCGCGGTGTTCATCTTGGTCGGGGGAGTGGTGTGGTTTGGGCTGCGCGCGGTTGCCGGCGCCGGTTCGGAGGTGGTAGAAGAACCCCCGGCTGTGCAGGTAGAACCGGAGGAGTCTGTATCGCCAGAGCCGGAGCCGGAGAGGCCGGCGAGTGTCGTGCTGGAAGCCGGCGAGATCTCCGTCGAGCTGCCCGAGGGATTCGCTATAGAAGAAGACGGCGATGTACTGCGCGCAACCGGCCCCGATCCGGAGCTGCGCATCCTGATAGCCACCGATCCGCTGCACGGCATCAGCCAGGAGGCCCTGTATGCGGAGCTGGAACGCCAGGTCGGCATGGACGACGAGCTCGCCGAATTCCACCGCGAAGGCGAGCGCGCGGCTTATGTCGAATACCCCGAGGATGGCTCCCAGGTGCGCTGGACTAGCTGGACCGAAGGCACTGAGCAGGTCTCCGTCGGCTGCCACACGCGTGCCGAAGCCTCGGTAGCACAACACGCCGCGTGCACGATGGCGGTGGATTCTTTAACAATCGCAGATTCCGGGGTACGTGCCGGGAACCAGTTGACCTAA
- the eccCa gene encoding type VII secretion protein EccCa, with the protein MPAAQRPKPMPIIRILMPVIMVAAMVAMVAVMFAGGRAASPMMLVLPLMMGVSMLMMFSPPQSEGDVDETRRTYLRHLQIVREKALSAAARQRSHELHRHPSPDELLSRVGTARMWERAGEDDDVLEVRLGTGAASLSTSLEVKDSGAAEDLEPVCAVSLRRTLAAVSTVADMPVVVQLRAFRFLSLNGPQAPALTRALIAQLTTAHGPDTLGIELVGGGFDELKWYPHAHQPTKARHRVLIVSETMTNGTEAFIDDEAYTCLIEVDTRSAASALRYRAEAEGIALRVGEHLAVTTATGSEDLGSPDALSSAAAAQHARAMTAYRRSEHASGRSSNELLALVGLGGVESLDPARLWPQRTHASTRLVTPIGVTETGAPLKLDMKESAQGGMGPHGLCIGATGSGKSELLRTLVAGLSLTHDPSELNLVLVDFKGGATFLGCEKLPHTSAVITNLEDEAVLVERMYDALSGELNRRQEVLRRAGNFANITDYAQARRSTRPDLEALPALVIVVDEFSELLGQHPDFADLFVAIGRLGRSLGVHLLLASQRLEEGKLRGLDSHLSYRIGLKTFSAGESRQVLGVADAHELPARPGAGFLRTDAQRLVRFQAAYVSGPARRHIRRSPVQPETSVRRFTGVEPAAEPDITETIEEDHTLLDAVVTAAQGAAEIRGLSAHRIWLDPLPEMLELSAVAEEEPALQPVIGIIDRPYRQRQDPLRIDLKAGGGHVAVCGGPQSGKSGALRTLVASAAVTADTSTARFYIIDFGSALAHLARLPHVAGYADRSNEERIRRIVDEVGALVDKPEKRHTFLVIDGWHAIATTGGELDDLVDPVTRLAADGPAARVHLILSTPRWSTIRPALRDLITHRIELRLVEPLDSVIDRKAQKRLPTHPGRGLAPDGSQMLIAHTAAQDIEHIRATTAGEPVPALKELPAQLQLSELDTSVPVAFGRGGPALETLSWRDDDGHLVITGQAGAGKSTALATIMHGIVGLGPKRARLVVIDPRRAHLGRIDEAMLAAYAASSTAVGQVVRDTVATLSARLPDQDISVAELKERSWWSGPEIYVVIDDLDLVADNDIHALLELIPHARDIGLHLVIARRSGGIGRALFSGLLAAVRKEQHAAIVLSADRDDGTLFGVNPTTQPPGRGTYVARGGVVGTCQIARKDTP; encoded by the coding sequence GTGCCGGCCGCGCAGCGGCCGAAGCCGATGCCGATCATCCGGATCCTCATGCCGGTGATCATGGTCGCGGCGATGGTGGCCATGGTTGCCGTCATGTTCGCCGGCGGGCGCGCGGCCAGCCCGATGATGCTGGTCCTGCCGCTCATGATGGGCGTGTCCATGCTCATGATGTTCTCCCCGCCGCAGAGCGAGGGGGATGTCGACGAAACGCGCCGCACCTACCTACGTCACCTGCAGATCGTGCGCGAGAAGGCGCTCTCGGCGGCCGCGCGGCAGCGTTCGCACGAGCTGCACCGCCACCCGTCGCCCGACGAGCTGTTGTCGCGCGTCGGCACCGCCCGCATGTGGGAGCGCGCCGGGGAGGACGACGATGTCCTCGAGGTCCGCCTCGGCACCGGCGCCGCCTCCTTGAGCACCTCCCTGGAGGTCAAGGACTCCGGGGCGGCGGAGGATCTCGAGCCGGTGTGCGCGGTGAGCCTACGCCGCACCCTCGCGGCGGTCTCGACGGTGGCGGATATGCCCGTGGTGGTTCAGCTGCGCGCGTTTCGCTTCCTCTCCCTCAACGGCCCGCAGGCACCGGCGCTCACCCGCGCGCTCATCGCCCAGCTGACCACGGCACACGGCCCGGACACGCTCGGCATCGAGTTAGTCGGCGGGGGTTTCGACGAGCTGAAGTGGTACCCACACGCCCACCAGCCGACAAAGGCGCGGCATCGGGTGCTCATCGTCTCGGAGACGATGACGAACGGCACGGAGGCATTTATCGACGACGAGGCCTACACCTGCCTCATCGAGGTCGACACCCGCTCGGCGGCCAGTGCGTTGCGCTACCGCGCGGAGGCCGAGGGCATCGCGTTGCGCGTCGGCGAGCATCTCGCGGTGACCACGGCGACCGGCTCGGAGGATCTAGGCTCGCCCGACGCACTGAGCTCGGCAGCTGCGGCGCAGCACGCGCGGGCGATGACCGCTTATCGACGCTCCGAGCACGCCTCCGGCCGCAGCAGCAACGAACTGCTGGCCCTCGTCGGGCTAGGGGGAGTGGAATCCTTAGACCCCGCACGGCTGTGGCCGCAGCGTACGCATGCGTCCACGCGCCTGGTCACCCCGATCGGCGTGACGGAGACCGGCGCCCCGTTGAAGCTCGACATGAAGGAATCCGCCCAAGGCGGCATGGGCCCGCACGGCCTGTGCATCGGGGCGACTGGCTCCGGAAAATCCGAGCTCTTGCGCACCCTCGTCGCCGGCCTGTCGCTCACCCACGATCCGAGTGAGCTGAACCTCGTGCTCGTCGACTTCAAGGGGGGTGCGACGTTTTTGGGTTGTGAAAAGCTCCCGCACACCTCCGCGGTGATCACGAACCTGGAAGACGAGGCCGTACTCGTCGAGCGCATGTATGACGCGCTGTCCGGAGAGCTCAACCGTCGCCAGGAGGTGCTGCGCCGGGCCGGGAACTTCGCCAACATCACCGACTACGCCCAGGCGCGCCGCAGCACGCGCCCGGATCTCGAGGCGCTGCCCGCCCTGGTCATCGTGGTCGACGAGTTCTCCGAGCTTTTAGGCCAGCACCCGGATTTCGCCGACCTCTTCGTCGCCATCGGTCGCCTCGGACGCTCGCTGGGAGTACACCTCCTTTTGGCCTCCCAGCGCCTCGAGGAAGGCAAGCTCCGCGGCCTGGATTCGCACCTGTCCTATCGCATCGGGCTGAAGACCTTCTCCGCCGGCGAATCCCGCCAGGTCTTAGGCGTTGCCGACGCCCACGAACTGCCCGCCCGGCCCGGTGCCGGTTTCTTGCGTACCGACGCCCAGCGCCTCGTGCGCTTCCAGGCTGCCTACGTCTCTGGGCCCGCCCGCCGCCACATCCGCCGTAGCCCTGTTCAACCTGAGACGAGCGTACGACGCTTCACCGGCGTCGAACCGGCAGCGGAGCCCGATATCACCGAGACGATCGAGGAGGATCACACGCTTCTCGACGCCGTCGTCACCGCCGCCCAAGGCGCCGCCGAGATCCGCGGGCTGTCCGCGCACCGGATCTGGCTCGATCCGCTGCCGGAGATGCTCGAGCTTTCCGCCGTGGCGGAGGAAGAACCGGCGTTGCAGCCGGTCATCGGCATTATCGATCGCCCGTATCGCCAGCGCCAGGACCCGCTGCGCATTGACCTGAAGGCCGGCGGCGGGCACGTCGCTGTCTGCGGTGGTCCGCAAAGCGGCAAATCCGGTGCGTTGCGCACGCTCGTTGCCTCCGCGGCCGTCACGGCCGATACCTCCACCGCGCGCTTCTACATCATCGACTTCGGCAGCGCACTGGCGCACCTCGCCCGCCTCCCGCACGTCGCCGGCTACGCCGATCGCAGCAATGAAGAGCGCATTCGGCGGATCGTGGATGAGGTGGGCGCACTCGTCGATAAGCCAGAAAAGCGCCACACCTTCTTAGTCATCGACGGCTGGCACGCGATCGCGACCACGGGAGGCGAGCTCGACGACCTCGTCGATCCCGTCACCCGGCTCGCCGCCGACGGCCCGGCCGCGCGCGTGCACCTCATCTTATCGACGCCGCGCTGGTCGACCATCCGCCCGGCCCTGCGCGATCTGATCACCCACCGCATCGAGCTGCGACTCGTCGAACCCCTCGACTCCGTTATCGACCGCAAGGCCCAAAAACGCCTGCCCACCCACCCTGGGCGCGGTCTTGCGCCGGATGGATCCCAGATGCTCATCGCGCACACCGCCGCCCAAGACATCGAACACATCCGCGCCACCACCGCCGGAGAGCCCGTGCCCGCGCTCAAGGAACTGCCCGCCCAGCTGCAGCTTTCCGAACTCGATACCAGCGTCCCCGTGGCCTTCGGCCGCGGCGGCCCGGCGCTGGAGACGCTGTCCTGGCGTGACGACGATGGCCACCTCGTCATCACCGGCCAGGCAGGTGCCGGCAAATCCACGGCGCTGGCCACGATCATGCACGGCATCGTGGGCCTGGGCCCTAAGCGCGCCCGCCTCGTGGTCATCGACCCGCGCCGGGCTCACCTCGGGCGCATTGATGAGGCCATGCTCGCCGCCTACGCCGCCTCGTCGACCGCGGTGGGGCAGGTGGTGCGCGATACCGTCGCCACGCTGAGCGCGCGCCTTCCCGACCAGGACATTTCGGTGGCCGAGCTGAAGGAACGCTCCTGGTGGTCGGGCCCGGAGATCTACGTGGTCATCGACGATCTCGACCTCGTTGCCGACAACGATATCCACGCGCTGCTCGAGCTCATCCCGCACGCCCGCGATATCGGGCTGCACCTGGTTATTGCGCGGCGCTCCGGTGGGATTGGACGGGCGTTGTTCTCCGGGCTGCTCGCCGCGGTGCGTAAGGAACAACACGCCGCGATCGTGCTTTCGGCCGACCGCGACGACGGCACGCTCTTCGGCGTTAACCCCACCACCCAGCCGCCGGGGCGAGGGACGTATGTGGCGCGCGGTGGTGTCGTCGGCACCTGTCAGATCGCGAGGAAGGACACGCCATGA